One window of Nicotiana tomentosiformis chromosome 11, ASM39032v3, whole genome shotgun sequence genomic DNA carries:
- the LOC138901404 gene encoding uncharacterized protein, with the protein MSIAEFQQKIFQAFSLCWRYYYDERDKCRRFEEGLNGSIQKSVAILQLENFSKLVLSTLSWEGIDKEEASRRENKFRKGNSGYGYPSKKGKFDYSKTGSVQKPSYHKQNEPNFSTASTSSYRQGKTYIPTCAQCGKNHYSICRRASNACFNCGSLHYKVKYYPNPNPLSFTQRKGSIQKHVTTHSQTNRVEGVKVDPSNIQAIAEIRSFLDLAGYYIRFVKGFSIIDSPLTKVLEKYFIFVWDDKCQERFEKLKSLLIQAPILSLPNEGNEYVIYSDASYHDLVHYLYGEKCHMFNDHKSLRYLSTQTELNLRQRRWLELINDYDCTIDYHLDKAKVVADALSRNSLASLTLSSLPLLLEFRAMNACISFYSNGSIIGSLQVKLFLLEPVLEAQKLDEKLVKWVEEVQYGRKSDFTLKEDEIQGLHLDFGILQESLGTKLNFSVAFHPQTDGQPERAIQALEDMLRACISKF; encoded by the exons ATGTCTATTGCAGAGTTTCAACAAAAAATATTTCAGGCTTTCTCGTTATGCTGGAGGTATTATTATGATGAAAGAGATAAGTGCAGAAGATTTGAAGAAGGTTTAAATGGTTCCATCCAAAAATCTGTGGCAATCTTGCAACTTGAGAATTTTTCCAAGTTGGTTTTATCAACTCTTTCTTGGGAAGGAATAGACAAGGAAGAAGCTAGTAGAAGAGAAAACAAGTTTAGGAAGGGTAATTCAGGTTATGGATATCCATCCAAGAAAGGAAAGTTTGACTATTCCAAGACTGGAAGTGTACAGAAGCCATCATATCATAAGCAGAATGAGCCAAATTTCTCTACTGCTAGTACTTCTAGTTATCGCCAAGGCAAGACTTATATACCTACTTGTGCACAGTGCGGGAAGAATCACTATAGTATTTGTAGAAGAGCATCTAATGCTTGTTTTAATTGTGGAAGCCTTCATTATAAAGTGAAGTATTATCCTAACCCTAATCCTCTTTCTTTTACACAGAGGAAGGGCTCAATTCAAAAGCATGTTACTACTCATTCTCAAACTAATAGAG TGGAAGGTGTGAAGGTTGATCCTAGTAATATTCAAGCTATTGCTGAGATCAGAAGTTTCTTGGATTTAGCAGGATACTATATAAGGTTCGTGAAGGGCTTCTCTATTATAGACTCTCCTTTGACCAAAGTTTTGGAGAAATACTTCATATTTGTGTGGGATGACAAGTGTCAAGAGCGCTTTGAAAAGCTCAAATCTTTGTTGATACAAGCTCCAATACTTTCGTTGCCAAATGAAGGAAACGAATATGTGATATATAGTGATGCATCTTACCATGACTTGGT gcattacttgtacggggaGAAGTGTCATATGTTTAATGATCACAAGAGTTTGAGGTACTTGAGTACACAAACAGAGTTAAACTTGAGACAACGTAGATGGCTTGAACTCATCAACGATTATGATTGCACGATAGATTATCATCTTGATAAAGCCAAGGTGGTTGCAGATGCATTGAGTCGCAATTCCCTTGCAAGTTTAACTCTAAGTTCTTTGCCTTTGCTTCTTGAATTTAGAGCCATGAATGCTTGTATTTCATTTTATTCTAATGGTTCTATTATTGGTAGTTTGCAAGTAAAACTATTCTTACTTGAGCCGGTTCTAGAAGCACAGAAGTTAGATGAGAAGCTTGTGAAATGGGTTGAAGAAGTCCAATATGGAAGAAAATCAGATTTTACATTAAAGGAAGATG AGATCCAAGGTTTACATCTAGATTTTGGTATCTTGCAAGAATCTTTGGGTACCAAGTTAAATTTTAGTGTTGCTTTCCATCCACAAACAGATGGCCAGCCCGAGAGAGCAATACAAgccttggaagatatgcttcgagCGTGTATTAGTAAATTTTAG